In a genomic window of Sulfurisphaera tokodaii str. 7:
- a CDS encoding STT3 domain-containing protein — protein MQSSTKVIPKFDKFKFLDVAVISGLVIVSILIRTVNMLAFPQSVNEFDPWYLFYNALLIAQSGGNWYAVPPDVHGWFPWGYFIELGNTIGLPWLVSLFSLPFYGQFGSNAVYTVAVLSDILLDGLGVVAAFLAIDVITENRIGAYIAAAIVAVSPSLTYKNLLGGLPKTSWGGVFVLFSIYFVTLAIKRKNPLYGIPAGIMIFLANITWGGYTYIDLSLAISAFLLVLLNKNDEITAKTLTILAVTSAFLTSLAPNNIGFMSGLAHGLSLLVIPLFLYIELYIRQIIPKEILDSKNILIGAAIVFILALGILGLAALGKSPIPSRYYAIVNPFYQFSVPIDRTVAEYIPQPVTAMIQDFGISLFLSIIGMYFVITRRAQLPGLWLLILGVASIYGTSEQPYLFNYTAYIVAALAGLGVAEIANRFAESKSRGIRIAPLIMLGIIGVSLLADAGISMEISYEPTAIYNAATSFLTTNYAWISALDWINHNTPKNAFILSWWDYGYWIEVVGNRSVIDENNTLNGTQIKLMAEMFLNNESFAVNVLESDFHLYPYGSPNYTIPVYIVAYDAVTQYISSSGQSVWFIGYPTNFPGEFIGYTTSLGDIAKAMGAMTIIAGYNMYSYVNFTYVNETATTLAEAGQTQLASIVANSLPMAWTPKAYNSLIVNMFIEGVQALNQGPVQAPFSISLSQLSSALGGNATLINPSGILPNVVLPYFRPVYISLYPVTAEPAVGGEAIVYIIVVVYQFVEPNVILPLIIQENGTTINT, from the coding sequence ATGCAGTCAAGTACTAAGGTTATTCCTAAATTTGATAAATTTAAATTTCTTGACGTTGCTGTTATAAGTGGACTAGTTATAGTATCTATTCTAATAAGAACAGTAAATATGCTTGCCTTTCCTCAAAGTGTAAATGAGTTTGATCCTTGGTATCTTTTCTATAATGCCCTTTTAATTGCCCAGAGTGGTGGAAACTGGTATGCTGTACCACCAGATGTTCATGGTTGGTTTCCATGGGGTTATTTCATAGAACTGGGAAATACTATCGGATTACCATGGCTAGTCTCCTTGTTCTCATTACCTTTTTATGGGCAATTTGGTTCTAATGCAGTATATACAGTTGCAGTTCTCTCTGATATACTTTTAGATGGTTTAGGAGTAGTTGCTGCATTCCTCGCTATTGATGTAATTACTGAGAACAGAATTGGTGCATATATTGCAGCTGCTATAGTTGCAGTTTCTCCATCACTTACATACAAGAACTTACTTGGTGGATTACCAAAAACTTCATGGGGTGGAGTATTTGTACTCTTTTCAATATACTTCGTTACTCTTGCTATTAAGAGAAAGAACCCTCTTTATGGTATTCCAGCAGGTATAATGATATTTTTAGCTAATATTACGTGGGGAGGGTATACTTATATTGACTTAAGTCTCGCAATTTCTGCCTTCCTCTTAGTGTTGCTTAATAAAAATGATGAGATTACTGCAAAGACCTTAACTATATTGGCTGTTACTTCAGCTTTTCTTACGTCATTGGCTCCGAATAATATTGGTTTCATGTCAGGGTTAGCTCACGGTTTGTCACTCCTTGTAATTCCATTATTCCTCTATATAGAGCTTTACATTAGACAAATTATTCCTAAAGAAATATTAGACTCAAAGAACATACTAATTGGTGCTGCAATAGTATTTATTCTAGCATTAGGAATTTTAGGTTTAGCCGCTTTAGGAAAATCTCCAATACCATCAAGATATTATGCAATAGTTAATCCATTCTACCAGTTCTCAGTACCTATAGATAGGACAGTAGCTGAATATATTCCTCAACCTGTAACAGCAATGATTCAAGATTTCGGAATATCATTATTTCTTTCTATAATAGGAATGTACTTCGTAATTACTAGAAGGGCTCAATTACCTGGTTTATGGCTCTTAATTTTAGGCGTTGCAAGTATTTATGGAACTTCAGAGCAACCATATTTGTTTAATTATACCGCATATATTGTTGCAGCATTAGCTGGTTTAGGTGTTGCTGAGATTGCAAATAGATTTGCAGAAAGTAAGTCTAGGGGTATAAGAATAGCACCATTAATCATGCTAGGAATTATTGGTGTATCTCTATTAGCTGATGCTGGGATATCAATGGAAATTAGTTATGAACCTACAGCTATTTATAATGCGGCAACCTCATTTTTAACTACTAATTATGCATGGATATCAGCATTAGATTGGATAAATCATAATACACCTAAGAACGCCTTTATACTAAGTTGGTGGGATTATGGATATTGGATTGAAGTAGTGGGTAATCGGAGTGTTATTGATGAAAATAATACGCTTAATGGTACTCAAATTAAGCTTATGGCGGAAATGTTTCTAAACAATGAGAGTTTTGCTGTTAATGTTTTAGAGAGCGATTTTCATTTGTATCCTTACGGAAGTCCTAACTATACTATTCCAGTATATATAGTAGCTTACGATGCTGTAACCCAATACATTTCAAGTTCTGGGCAATCAGTATGGTTTATCGGTTATCCAACAAACTTTCCCGGAGAATTTATAGGTTATACTACAAGTTTGGGCGATATTGCTAAGGCAATGGGTGCAATGACAATTATAGCTGGTTATAACATGTATAGTTATGTTAATTTCACTTATGTTAATGAAACCGCAACAACTTTAGCCGAGGCGGGACAAACTCAATTAGCTTCAATAGTTGCTAACTCATTGCCAATGGCTTGGACGCCCAAAGCATATAATTCATTGATAGTTAACATGTTTATTGAAGGAGTTCAAGCATTAAATCAAGGTCCGGTTCAGGCTCCATTTTCAATATCATTAAGTCAGTTATCTTCAGCACTTGGTGGTAATGCTACTTTAATTAATCCTAGTGGTATTTTGCCAAATGTGGTTTTACCCTACTTTAGACCAGTATATATTTCACTTTATCCAGTTACTGCTGAGCCTGCAGTAGGCGGGGAAGCAATAGTATATATTATTGTTGTAGTTTATCAGTTTGTAGAACCAAATGTTATTCTACCCTTAATAATTCAAGAAAATGGGACTACAATAAATACTTAA
- a CDS encoding RNA-protein complex protein Nop10, with protein MKWKIKKCPKDCTYTLKDICPICGTPTIIPHPARFSPVDKYVKYRIEIKKGIKLNC; from the coding sequence ATGAAATGGAAAATAAAAAAATGCCCTAAGGATTGCACATACACTTTAAAAGATATATGCCCTATTTGTGGTACTCCTACAATTATTCCCCATCCAGCTAGATTTTCTCCGGTAGACAAATATGTAAAATATAGAATAGAAATAAAAAAAGGGATAAAATTAAATTGTTAA
- a CDS encoding translation initiation factor IF-2 subunit alpha, giving the protein MIYNKNPIPTEGEILIATVKQIFDYGSYVTLDEYGNLQAFLPWSEISSRWVKNIRDVIKEGRKIVVKVIRVDKRKGTIDVSLKKVTEDEKRKKMSQWKKIQKVDKILEIVSQKINKTEKEGWEQVAWKLEDKYGDAYDALVKAVKEGDSILKNAGVPEVWIKPLMEEIGKHIEEKRVKKSEIVTLRSSDPAGIEKIRKVLGAAVEIAENADVDIKIYTIGAPRYRIDIIGTDPKLLSKVMTEILDNIREISKEEKVEFNVVRK; this is encoded by the coding sequence ATGATTTATAATAAAAACCCTATTCCAACTGAAGGAGAAATTTTAATTGCAACTGTAAAACAAATTTTTGATTATGGTAGCTATGTAACTCTAGATGAATATGGAAATCTTCAAGCCTTCTTACCTTGGAGCGAAATTAGTAGTAGATGGGTAAAGAACATTCGAGATGTGATAAAAGAAGGTAGAAAGATAGTTGTGAAAGTAATTAGAGTGGATAAAAGAAAAGGAACTATAGATGTATCTTTGAAAAAAGTTACAGAAGATGAAAAAAGAAAGAAAATGTCACAGTGGAAGAAAATACAAAAAGTTGATAAAATTCTAGAGATAGTTTCTCAGAAAATAAATAAGACAGAAAAGGAAGGATGGGAACAAGTAGCATGGAAACTTGAAGACAAATACGGCGATGCTTACGATGCATTAGTTAAGGCAGTTAAAGAGGGAGACTCCATACTTAAAAATGCTGGTGTTCCCGAAGTCTGGATTAAACCTCTAATGGAAGAAATTGGGAAACATATAGAAGAAAAAAGAGTTAAAAAAAGTGAAATAGTTACTCTAAGAAGCAGTGACCCAGCTGGAATTGAAAAAATAAGAAAAGTCTTAGGAGCAGCAGTCGAAATAGCTGAAAATGCTGATGTTGACATTAAAATTTACACTATTGGTGCTCCTAGATATAGGATAGATATCATAGGCACAGATCCGAAGCTTCTCTCTAAAGTAATGACCGAAATATTAGATAATATAAGAGAAATAAGTAAAGAGGAAAAAGTAGAATTTAATGTGGTAAGAAAATGA
- a CDS encoding 30S ribosomal protein S27e, with protein sequence MKAKFKVLIPEPKSKFIRIKCPNCGNEQTVFSHATFPVRCLSCGTQLVYPRGGKAKIVGETVRILG encoded by the coding sequence ATGAAGGCAAAATTCAAAGTTTTAATTCCAGAACCTAAAAGCAAATTTATTAGAATAAAATGCCCTAACTGCGGAAATGAACAAACAGTGTTTAGCCACGCAACTTTTCCAGTGAGATGCTTATCTTGTGGCACACAACTTGTATATCCTAGGGGCGGTAAGGCTAAAATAGTCGGTGAAACAGTTAGAATACTAGGTTAA
- a CDS encoding 50S ribosomal protein L44e, translating to MKVPKVITTYCPKCKTHTEHSVSLYKGGKRRTLSEGQRRYDRKNIGYGSKRKPEQKRFAKTTKKQTLVLKCQKCGYTIMREGLRMKKIELVEVVK from the coding sequence ATGAAAGTTCCCAAAGTTATAACTACATATTGCCCTAAATGCAAAACTCACACTGAACATTCTGTATCCTTATATAAAGGAGGTAAGAGAAGAACACTCTCAGAAGGACAAAGAAGATATGACAGAAAGAATATAGGTTATGGAAGCAAAAGAAAACCAGAGCAAAAAAGATTCGCTAAAACAACAAAGAAACAAACACTAGTATTAAAATGTCAAAAATGTGGATATACTATAATGAGAGAAGGATTAAGAATGAAGAAGATTGAACTAGTTGAGGTGGTTAAATGA
- the priS gene encoding DNA primase small subunit PriS, translated as MQISTLHQEQNKIIKILFSEYYEKAELDLPNDMELREFAYQPFDSETYVRHLSFSSPQELRQYILQNVPLHLYYSSARYQLPSAKEMDEKGWLGSDLLFDLDADEICEVKVRRFCPQDGYETLASNCNGEPPIEYAEITTECIMKVFEKALLIRDILKEDFGLNARIFFSGNRGFHLRVTCYEDCALLDPDDRKEIAEYFTSPKPPVIYEGNPGWSGRIAKGIEGINIDTQVTIDIRRLVRIPGSLNGKAGLMVVEIKNDKFEYGEWLSPFDGDCIFLPYVSAELTLFNNKYTVKRTYPIKIDTRIGVYLALKGLGKVKAYVR; from the coding sequence ATGCAGATTTCTACATTGCACCAAGAGCAGAATAAGATAATTAAGATTCTTTTTTCAGAATATTATGAGAAAGCTGAGTTAGATTTACCAAATGATATGGAACTAAGAGAATTTGCATATCAGCCCTTTGATTCTGAAACATATGTAAGACACTTATCCTTTTCATCACCACAGGAGTTAAGGCAGTATATACTTCAAAACGTACCATTACATCTATATTACTCTTCAGCAAGATATCAATTACCTTCAGCAAAAGAAATGGATGAAAAAGGATGGTTAGGCTCAGATTTACTTTTCGATTTAGATGCTGATGAAATATGTGAAGTTAAAGTAAGAAGATTTTGCCCTCAAGATGGATATGAGACTCTAGCTTCTAATTGTAACGGAGAACCTCCAATTGAGTATGCTGAAATAACTACTGAATGCATTATGAAAGTTTTTGAAAAAGCTCTTCTTATTAGAGATATTCTTAAGGAAGATTTTGGACTTAATGCACGAATATTCTTTTCTGGAAATAGAGGGTTTCATCTTAGAGTTACTTGTTATGAAGACTGTGCACTGCTTGATCCAGACGATAGGAAAGAAATAGCTGAGTATTTCACATCTCCAAAACCCCCAGTTATATATGAAGGAAATCCAGGTTGGTCTGGAAGAATAGCAAAAGGAATAGAAGGTATTAATATTGATACTCAAGTTACTATTGACATTAGAAGACTAGTTAGAATCCCTGGTTCATTAAATGGAAAAGCTGGATTAATGGTTGTGGAAATAAAAAATGACAAATTTGAATACGGTGAATGGCTATCCCCATTTGATGGTGATTGTATATTTTTACCATATGTTTCGGCAGAGTTAACACTATTTAACAATAAGTATACAGTTAAGAGAACTTATCCAATAAAAATTGATACAAGGATAGGAGTATATTTAGCATTAAAAGGATTAGGAAAGGTGAAAGCATATGTTAGATGA
- the pcn3 gene encoding DNA polymerase sliding clamp Pcn3 has translation MRVKVIDADAFSYIFRTLEEFIDEITLDFTSDGLKIRGIDPSRVTFIDILIPAGYFEEYNVEKEEKVGVKLEDFTDVLKTVTKNDSLYLETDENQNIKVTLDGVYERTFTFPSIVASEIETPNLNLEFPFKAKALTVTFTDIIDEIEDIGGDSITFKAEGGKLYLSANSDMGSSTIELSTENGGLLESEGGDAESVYGLEYVVNTSKMRKPSDTVEIAFGSQIPLKLRYNLPQGGYADFYIAPRAE, from the coding sequence ATGAGAGTTAAAGTTATTGACGCAGATGCTTTTTCATATATTTTTAGAACATTAGAGGAATTTATTGATGAAATAACACTTGATTTTACCTCAGATGGACTAAAAATTAGGGGTATTGATCCTTCTAGGGTTACTTTTATTGATATTTTAATTCCTGCCGGTTATTTTGAGGAATATAATGTAGAGAAGGAAGAAAAAGTAGGAGTAAAATTAGAGGATTTTACTGATGTATTAAAGACTGTTACAAAGAACGATAGCTTGTACTTAGAAACAGATGAAAATCAAAACATAAAAGTTACTCTTGATGGTGTATATGAAAGAACATTTACTTTTCCATCAATAGTTGCTTCTGAGATAGAAACTCCAAATTTAAACCTAGAATTTCCATTTAAGGCAAAGGCTCTTACAGTCACATTTACGGATATAATAGATGAAATAGAAGATATAGGCGGAGACTCAATTACATTTAAAGCTGAAGGAGGAAAACTATACCTTTCTGCAAATTCAGACATGGGATCTTCTACTATAGAATTGTCAACAGAGAATGGAGGCCTTTTAGAAAGCGAAGGAGGAGATGCAGAGAGTGTATATGGACTTGAGTATGTAGTAAATACGTCAAAAATGAGAAAACCTTCAGATACTGTTGAGATAGCCTTTGGATCGCAAATACCATTGAAACTAAGATATAATTTACCTCAAGGGGGGTATGCAGATTTCTACATTGCACCAAGAGCAGAATAA
- a CDS encoding ATP/GTP-binding protein: MYFIFILGTAGSGKTTLVKSLQDYLLDNEMDTAIINLDPAVEQIPYKPDFDVRELVDAFEVMEKYGLGPNSSLIASIDLLLTKAKEIKEEVNRIEANYVIVDTPGQIELFAYRETGRILSSLISEGNKSASVFLMDSFLAKDARSYISLLLLSSSIKFRLVMPQVLTLSKADLLTPQELERIRNWIEEGSIIDDLGVIDEYSYELANTIIENLDNMPIPVSSITGEGLDELYAELQRIFAGGEDYLTEEPSPKL; the protein is encoded by the coding sequence ATGTACTTCATATTTATCCTAGGCACAGCTGGATCAGGCAAAACAACATTAGTGAAATCTCTTCAAGATTATTTACTAGATAATGAAATGGATACTGCTATAATAAATTTAGACCCAGCAGTGGAACAAATTCCTTATAAACCAGACTTTGACGTAAGAGAATTAGTTGATGCATTTGAAGTGATGGAAAAATATGGTCTAGGGCCTAATTCTTCGCTCATTGCTTCTATAGATCTTTTATTGACAAAAGCAAAGGAGATTAAGGAAGAGGTAAATAGAATTGAAGCTAATTATGTTATAGTAGATACACCGGGTCAAATAGAATTATTTGCCTATAGAGAAACTGGGAGAATTCTCTCTTCACTTATAAGTGAAGGAAATAAATCAGCCTCAGTTTTCTTGATGGACTCTTTTCTGGCAAAAGATGCTAGAAGTTATATCTCTCTTCTGTTACTTTCCAGTTCGATAAAATTCAGATTAGTGATGCCGCAAGTATTAACACTATCAAAAGCTGACCTATTAACACCACAAGAGTTAGAAAGAATAAGAAATTGGATAGAAGAAGGAAGCATTATAGATGATTTGGGAGTGATTGATGAGTATTCATATGAACTTGCCAATACAATTATAGAGAATTTGGATAATATGCCCATACCTGTATCCTCAATTACTGGAGAAGGACTTGATGAGCTTTATGCTGAACTCCAAAGAATATTTGCTGGAGGGGAGGATTACCTAACAGAAGAACCAAGTCCTAAGCTTTAA